A stretch of the Lactuca sativa cultivar Salinas chromosome 9, Lsat_Salinas_v11, whole genome shotgun sequence genome encodes the following:
- the LOC111918168 gene encoding uncharacterized protein LOC111918168: protein MVIASKPTTYDSTKRIAHQLTLTEIQGTKVVLKAESPKSRTNKRKFNRKNPKQSSEKRQEVATNYAATTAVPTQPKSSWCNQCNRHHPGDFFVYMKCKKKGHTASYYRSTTPATVDQHTNNGTGHGEGRKCYECGEVGHIKKECSKLRSQGGIGCGRAFVIGSREAIQDPLVVSSTFLIHNLYASILFDSGAD, encoded by the coding sequence ATGGTGATCGCATCAAAGCCTACGACATATGACAGCACCAAGAGGATAGCTCATCAGCTAACCCTCACAGAGATCCAAGGAACAAAAGTGGTCTTAAAGGCTGAGTCTCCCAAATCTAGAACAAACAAGCGCAAGTTTAATAGAAAGAATCCCAAACAATCATCTGAGAAAAGACAAGAAGTGGCAACCAACTACGCAGCCACAACAGCAGTACCTACTCAACCAAAATCTTCATGGTGCAATCAGTGCAACCGTCATCATCCAGGTGACTTTTTTGTCTAcatgaagtgcaagaaaaaggggCATACTGCTAGTTACTACAGGAGCACAACACCTGCAACAGTCGATCAACATACCAATAATGGGACAGGCCATGGAGAAGGAAGAAAATGCTACGAGTGTGGGGAGGTTGGACATATCAAAAAAGAATGTTCAAAGTTAAGGAGTCAAGGAGGCATAGGATGTGGCAGGGCATTTGTGATTGGAAGTAGAGAGGCTATCCAGGACCCTTTGGTCGTATCTAGTACGTTTCTTATACATAATTTATATGCTTCTATACTCTTTGACTCTGGAGCAGATTGA